One window of the Allosaccharopolyspora coralli genome contains the following:
- a CDS encoding HAD family hydrolase produces MSAQSEPSQVQHIVWDWNGTILDDNDAVVAAVNVVCEAFGRAPVDLDTWRATYSRPLRHCYERLLDRDLDEDDWARVDRLYHEAYRDLLPSCALATGVPEALDSWRGPHAVPVVTSEGGQPPATGRSQSLLSMWFHDELVPLVSEYGLDRLFARVDGLRSEIGGGSKAVHLDKHLGELGVDPGETVLIGDVLDDAHAAEHVGARCILLTTGVMNRSALETSGFPVVDSVPEALARIHDEPA; encoded by the coding sequence ATGTCGGCCCAGAGTGAGCCGTCGCAAGTGCAGCACATCGTGTGGGACTGGAACGGCACGATCCTTGACGACAACGACGCGGTCGTCGCCGCGGTCAACGTCGTCTGTGAGGCGTTCGGCCGCGCCCCTGTCGACCTGGACACGTGGCGAGCCACCTACAGCCGGCCACTGCGCCACTGCTATGAACGGTTGTTGGATCGGGACCTCGACGAGGACGACTGGGCTCGTGTCGACCGTCTGTACCACGAGGCGTATCGGGACCTGCTGCCGTCCTGTGCCCTCGCCACAGGAGTCCCGGAAGCACTGGACTCCTGGCGAGGTCCGCACGCAGTTCCGGTCGTGACCTCAGAGGGTGGGCAGCCCCCGGCGACCGGGCGCAGTCAGTCGTTGCTGTCCATGTGGTTCCACGACGAGCTGGTGCCACTGGTCAGCGAGTACGGTCTCGACCGGCTGTTCGCCCGTGTCGACGGCCTGCGCTCCGAGATCGGCGGCGGCTCCAAGGCGGTTCACCTGGACAAGCATCTCGGTGAACTCGGTGTCGACCCCGGCGAGACCGTGCTCATCGGCGACGTCCTCGACGATGCCCACGCTGCCGAGCACGTGGGCGCCCGCTGCATCCTGCTCACGACCGGTGTCATGAACCGTTCCGCATTGGAGACCAGCGGTTTCCCAGTCGTCGATTCCGTTCCCGAGGCCCTGGCACGGATCCACGACGAGCCTGCCTGA
- the eda gene encoding bifunctional 4-hydroxy-2-oxoglutarate aldolase/2-dehydro-3-deoxy-phosphogluconate aldolase, whose product MRSTDLLDLSPVVPVAVLEDAEHAVPLARALLHGGIRTIEVTLRTNAALSSVERIAAEVPEIVVGVGTVTESGQAKAAADAGARYLVTPGWTERLLDEVDSTGLPNLPGVSTVSEALRLAERGARALKFFPAEPSGGIPYLKALSSPLPELRFCPTGGISQVSAADYLALPNVGCVGGSWLSDPKLLAAGEWDRIETLAREAAALR is encoded by the coding sequence CCCGTGGTCCCTGTCGCCGTGCTCGAGGACGCCGAGCACGCGGTCCCGCTCGCCAGGGCCTTGCTGCACGGCGGGATCCGCACCATCGAAGTCACGCTCCGCACGAACGCGGCGTTGTCGTCGGTGGAACGGATCGCCGCCGAGGTGCCCGAGATCGTCGTCGGGGTGGGAACCGTGACCGAGTCGGGCCAGGCGAAAGCCGCCGCCGACGCGGGTGCGCGGTACCTCGTGACGCCGGGATGGACGGAACGGCTGCTCGACGAGGTCGACAGCACCGGTCTGCCGAACCTCCCCGGAGTGAGCACCGTGTCCGAGGCGCTACGGCTCGCCGAACGCGGGGCCCGTGCACTGAAGTTCTTCCCCGCCGAACCCAGCGGCGGCATCCCCTACCTGAAGGCCCTCAGCAGTCCGCTGCCGGAACTGCGGTTCTGCCCCACCGGTGGGATCAGCCAGGTGAGTGCCGCCGACTATTTGGCGTTGCCGAACGTCGGCTGCGTCGGCGGCTCATGGCTCAGTGATCCGAAGCTGCTCGCCGCAGGCGAGTGGGACCGTATCGAAACGTTGGCTCGGGAGGCTGCCGCACTGCGGTGA